GTTCACACTAGCTTTTCAGCTCACCTACCTGCAAATTAATCTTTCTTCATGAACTTATAAACTAAACAAATGATATGTGTCACATTTGAAGCCATCAATCGCTCACTCACTAGCCAATCCCTTGTGGGAACATTCCATATATTCAAATGAATCAAATCATTCTATATTTGAAACCATAGTGCGCAAACCCACAGTCTTCTACCACGTATCCACATGACAACCACCCCACTAAAAAAAACcctcttttttattttaatttttccctCTTCAGCACATGTATAAATATGAGATACATTTTTGTTACACAGGCAAGTAAGTGACCGAGTAGAGTGAGTTCTATCTGTCTAGTTATATTCAAGTAGTGAAACAAAGATGGTGCACAAAATGAGAGCTTATCTTGCAGCTTTGTTGGTCGTTCTCCTTGCTTCAAATGCTTTCCTAGGTGTTGTTGATGCTGCAGGGGAGTGTGGGAAAACTCCGATTAGCTCTGCCGCCGCTAGCTTGAGTCCTTGCTTGACCGCAGCGGGGAACGCTAAAGCTAGTGTGCCTCCCGCTTGCTGCGCCAAAGTTGTTGCCTTGATTAAAACTACTCCGAAATGTCTTTGTGCTGTTTTGTTGTCACCTTTGACCAAGCAAGCTGGAATCAAGCCAGGAATTGCTATCACAATTCCAAAGCGATGTAACATTAAGAACAGACCCGCTGGAAAGAAGTGTGGAAGTAAGTAACTATATTTctcattcaatttaatttttttttctttttttatttaattatctatTCAACTAAATGAAAATTATCACAAAATTGAAAGTGAGTCAAGCAGTGTCGGATATGCATGATGCATCCCACTTGTAAAGATAAATGTGCGTGGATAAGATGGCTAGACAAACACTAATGCCATTAGGCAATCATTATAACAATTGGCCAATGCTTCATTAATTTTGTGCTATGCATAACCCTAGTTTATACTTTCTACTAATTAACGTGGTATAAAGTTTCCCCACTATAGTGTTGGTGTGTGATTTTGGTTATTGGGAAATCAAGACTTTTTTGCAATTTGCTTAGTCcttttctttattatttacacAATCCATGAGTGCCCTAGAGTGGGCTTCAAGTGGGCAGCCCCGTTGCTAACCCAAAAATCATATCCCCATACATTATAACGACTTCTGCCTCTCTCTGATTGCAGGTTACACAGTCCCATGAAACTCCAATGGACGACAGAGGAGAAtaaagcaaagaaaaagaaaaaaaaaatcccattcCATGTGAGAGTAGAGAGAGTGTGTGTTAAATAAGAGTTGCCATTTAGGGTCCTGTTGTGCTTCATAATTGACCCATTAAGGCAGCAGTGATTTTATATAATGTTGTGACATCTTGTCAATGCTTTGCTGTGCTAATAAAGAAGTTTATTTCTATGCCTTACATGCTGTTTATTCTTGCTTGGTACTATGTGAATTGTGCTTTGGCTATTTCTTGTGCATAGTACTTGTAGGCATTCATCACCATCTAAAACTCTAATCATTATGTTCTCTAAGGCATAAAATCATTCCCACATGGGTTTTTATTATAatccaatttcaaaattttaatttcctacacatattttgatatatatatactacttaaaaataaaaaaattttggaaaatcTTTCATAACATGAGTAAACTCTGAGAATTTATTTAATACAACCATTATTTGCACATATACTatgattatttattataataaaattcacaTTGGACTTACCATAGTTAACAGTCATAAAAAAAATTGTTGTGCCATGATGATTATATTCtaaaatttctcataaatttCAGGGAATGATGTGACAAAATGCAGCATATATTCAATTCAAGGTGACCCTTCGcctattaagaaaaaaaaaaataaaagggcaATAGaaattttttcattatatttaatCAAGTTTGGAATTCAAATTTAAGTTAGAAACAGAgccatattatatataaaaaaaaaataaagaaattatacaAAAGGGAAAAGCTATAGTACATAAGAATTTTTAATTGGAATGGTTGGGAATGTGGAATAAATAGCTAATTATACTAGTTTCTCATAACTTCTATTTTCACTTATAGGAGTGAAGTACATATATAATTTTGCTTTCAAAATTCATTATTACTACCCTATTTTCAACCTACATCCTCAAATTATTGTTAGGCCTTGATTGGTGTTGGAATTTTcagttaaaattttgaattatttcaCTTTCATCATTATCATTCCCAAATTTAACCCTtgtgaatttattaattaaaattaatcatttcatataataagttttgaattattttattatatgaaatttatttatcgAATTTAATCAAAAACAAAAATGGTATTTATATGGAGCTAtctatatatacaaataaaataagTAAAATCTTTTAAAAACTTGTTATGTGATATTATAAGAAAAGAATTTTTCAAGtggtaatttatttttaaaattaattatatttaattttaaatatattaaaattaataaaattacgtGCAAAGGATGAGTATTTAGCTCAATaataaatcaagcaaaagaaaatTAAACACTGTAATCCACTGTAAATGGGCCTGGCTTTTTCAATTACATTTGATTTTGAgcccacttttagttttggcacaaAACACCACATACACGGACACTGATCGCAATCTTCCTCCGCCGTCCGATGAACATCAATCAAGTTATCGGCAACATCTAGATTATACCATTTACCATCATGGTCAAGAATGTGGAAAAGCTTGGTACTCATTTAAGAAGGGAAAAACTATAAAGAGAAAAaagaacaaaattaattatttcatcTTTTTACACTTTTTAATtcctttaattaaaatattaatttaaactttatttaattctttaatttaaaaataaaattttaaaatttcttattttttaacttttcaatttcataataatttttctctcttttaaatatatcaattaaaagaaaatttaatttaaattagactaaaagattaattaatatattaaaaagtaaactaaataaaaatataaaaattaattaatatattttaaaatataaaattaaataattatttttattaaaataaagaaattaaataatataaaaaaaaagctGAAATTTGAATATGCATATATGTTATATCTTTGGTcccatctttttctttcttcttcacacCCAgaattttttctcttttctttttccactTTACATGCACCAGACAAACAACAACATGATATCTTATTTGGCCCCCCAACATCATAACCCTTCCATATACACTACAAAcccatgaaaaataataaaaagtttaCTGTGACCCCATTTTTCCATATCCCAATGCACATATAccctttaattattattatttaatttttctttacttgcTGTTTGCTgactgcttcttcttcttcttcttctatagATTACATACTATATATTTATCACCCTTATTTTCCACAACCACTGTATAAATAGCACATGCCCCCATCATTTTAGTGTATGCAGTGGTCATCAAGATTTTAATCACTAAGCTTCTTGACTACATGTCTTATTCTTCTTCCTGCTTAATTCCTGGCACGTCTTCCCTGGGTACAATTGTTTTTTTCCTTGTCTTTACCCTGTTCTTTTCTGTTGAAGGTTCTTCACTCTTGTTGCTTGATGGATATATAAATTTAGAGAAAACCTTGTTGATTTCAATTTATTTGCAGTCATGGATGAAGCTTCACCGTTTTTCTCATCTCTTGAGTCTGATTTTTCTACTGGGTATTTAGAAGATGCTTTGGTTGAATTTAGTGAACGTTCTAAACGACGACGCTTGATGTTCTACACTGATGATCATCATCTTGAAAAGGTAATTTAAAACTTCTGAATTCTAAATAATTAAGAGTTTTCATTATCTTTTCTAATGATTGGTTCTGATATTGTTGTACAGAGCTACTGGAATGAAAACTTCGAGTGGGATTCGGAGAATTTTAGTTGCATGAGCCACATTACCGGTAGTATTCGTGGAGTTTCAGGTGATTTAAACTCAACGAACTGCATAAATACCTCATCTCCTGCTTTAATTAGATATTCAATTTTCTTTATAATTCATTGAtgatttctctctctccctctctgtgTAATTTTGATGAATTATATGGATAAATTAATCACTTTTCTTAAATGTAGATGAACCCATAAGCACGTCCATGagcaatatgagtgaggaggcaaCTGTTATTACAGAGATGAAAACACCAGAAAAGGAAAAATCAACAGCCCCTGAAACTCTCGATTCTTCATCTTCTTACTACAAAGATTCAGCTAAAACCAAGTCCATATTTGACAAGGATAACCTGCATCTTCTTGGTAGCTGCTCCCATAATTATCACTAATTTTTTAAAGTATGATTATATATTAATTGTTAATAATTAATGGGTGCCTTCAGGTGAGAATAAGAGAAAAAAGAGGGTGATAACACGAGTGTTGTATCCATTTGCACTGGTGAAGCCTGGCGGGGTTGAAGGTGACATGACCATAAGCGATATCAACGAGAGGATCTTAATGCCACCAACAAGACCGGTAAGGCATCCGGTCGGTGACTTTGCTTGTAGGCCATGTGTGTCGGCTGACGGAATAGGCCTTTCGGGGAAAGCTGTGGTGGCACTTACGAGAATCCACACTCAAGGAAGAGGCACGATCACCATTATCAGAACCAAAGGTTAAAAGCTAGCTAGCTGagaatccatatatatatatatatatatatatatatatatatatatatatatatatatatatatgcatgtgTACTCATGTTTACTCTACATAGTTTATGCTTTGTGATCTGTTTGAATTGTAAAGAGGAaacgaaaaaagaaaagaaaaaatttcaTGCTTGTAAAATAGTTACCAATTTCTACGGAGTTATAGTCCGTGCTTGTTGAATCTATATAGCTGCTTAATGATTGCTGAGCCCAACAAGAAAAATTTTCATGATTTGAACTCAAATGGAAGTGTGTAGAACACAAAAGTTAAAAAGAAAAGAATGGAAAGAGAGAAAGtgagggaagaaaaagaaaaagtttgaagagaggaaaaaaaaaatcaagtggCAATGTTTGTCCGACAGGGACATCAGTCCTTTGCCATGCCAATGTTTTGCTATTCCTATTTGGCATGCTTACTGCTGTACAATGTATGGTCCTGATGATAAGGTTAGCTTGGCAAAAGGTGATGACTCCAGGAAGAGGCCTGCACTAAACCAAATAAGGCTGGCGCCTGGCAGTGCCTGAATATCAGCTTGAAGTGGGTTACGTTCTTCAGGTATTATATGTATTAAGTTTAAAATGACCTGAGATCACTCTTGTCAAGTGCTCATCCTATTCAATCTTCCATTACACTCCCCTAATTTACTAAAATGATCTATACATCTCAAATTTAAGTGATTCTGAAATCATCAAAAAATACTATTTTATCTTGTTAATGCCATTATATATTTAAAGGCAACGAATTAAGCCTCAACAAGATGAATCCAAATTTGTAGATTCCCTACACTGATATTGGTCTTCTGACTACTCCAACATAACAAATCAAAACGAtatagatttttgcctctttcttcttgtaatgttTTCTTCTGTATACATCTGGAAGTAAAATATACTTCTGTGGTGAGTTGGTGACATAATTACACGGTGGAAAAAGAAGCTCATCATGCACCTCCATGGCCAGTGCAGAATTCTCTGTACTATACATGCTCCTTGTGCATGTACAGTCGTCTGACCTGTGTTCTCGATGCCCATCACGAATTCCAATCCCATATATAGCATAATAGAACCAGATAGTCTAGGAGATGTATAGCTCCTAAAATTCATAGATTGCTTCAATCATTTGTCAAATATGAATATTATACTTGTGATTGTTAGCTAAATTATTCTATGTGCTATCTTGTCCTCTTGTGCATAAGTCAACACTCAACACCCACCAAGTCACTTG
The Hevea brasiliensis isolate MT/VB/25A 57/8 chromosome 15, ASM3005281v1, whole genome shotgun sequence genome window above contains:
- the LOC110668874 gene encoding non-specific lipid transfer protein GPI-anchored 15; this translates as MVHKMRAYLAALLVVLLASNAFLGVVDAAGECGKTPISSAAASLSPCLTAAGNAKASVPPACCAKVVALIKTTPKCLCAVLLSPLTKQAGIKPGIAITIPKRCNIKNRPAGKKCGSYTVP
- the LOC110668873 gene encoding uncharacterized protein LOC110668873, translated to MSYSSSCLIPGTSSLVMDEASPFFSSLESDFSTGYLEDALVEFSERSKRRRLMFYTDDHHLEKSYWNENFEWDSENFSCMSHITGSIRGVSDEPISTSMSNMSEEATVITEMKTPEKEKSTAPETLDSSSSYYKDSAKTKSIFDKDNLHLLGENKRKKRVITRVLYPFALVKPGGVEGDMTISDINERILMPPTRPVRHPVGDFACRPCVSADGIGLSGKAVVALTRIHTQGRGTITIIRTKG